TGGTCAGCCGCCAGGACCCGGAGGTCTTCGGCGCGGAGTCCTTCAAGGCGTTGATGGCCCACACCGCCGTCGTCATCGTGGTGACCCGGCTTCCGCTCATGGCCGCGTTGTAGTCGGACGTCCCGTCCGTGATCCTGGCGCTGAGCCGCTGCCGGAGGATCTCCACGGAGATGTCCCAGGCGCGTCGGACGTGGCGCCGGCCGCCGATGAAGCGGTTGTCCGCGTCCACGAACTGCTGGGGGCTCTGGAGCAGGACCTGCTGGAAGACGTTGCCGATGTTGCTCACCAGGTACGGCTTGCCGGGCCCCTTCGCGCGCAGTGTCCGCCCGGCGGCGATGAACTTCTCCCAGGTGGGGATCGCCTCGGCGACGTCCTGCGGTTCGTAGGCCAGTCCGGCCTTCCGGAAGAGGTCCCTGCGGTAGTAGAGCGCGGTGGGGCCGGCGTCGAGGGGGAAGCCGATCATCCGGCCCGACGGAGTGAAGCAGCTCTTCCACTTCCAGTCGAGGTACCTGCCGCGGACCGATTCCGCGCCGAGCTCCCTGAGGTCCAGGAACTCGTTCTCGTCGGGGAAGAAGGTGGCGAGGTTGTCGGAGTTCGCGACCGTGATGTCCGGCACGTAGGCGCGGGCGGCGAGGCTGGTGCGCACCTTGGAGTCGATGTCGCCGTCGGGGATCTGCGAGCCCCGCACCTTCGTCCCCGGCACACCGGGAACGCCACGCTTGGCGGTGGCGAGCAGCTTGTCGCTCAGCGCGCCCTTCCAGTACCAGAGACTGAGGTGGTCGGTGCCCGCGGAGGCCGAGCCGCTGGGGGCGCCGCATCCCGACAGGCCCACGAGCGCGGCGCCCGCACCCCCCAGGGAGGCCCCCAGAAACCGTCTGCGGGACATCGTTCGGTGTTCCATGGGCGCGCACTCACTTTCCGGGCACGGCTCGGCCGGGGCAGGGCGTCGGCGCGTGCCCGTTCATGGGGGGGGAGGTTGGACAACGATGTCGGCCAGTGGTCCCGGGCTCGGGCCGACAGCGTCTTTGGGGGTCCGTGAGCGTTCACGTGAACGTTGCCGTCGAGTATCGGGGCGGCCGAAAACCAGTGTCAAGGGACGTACATCGGCAATGTACTGACACTTCCTCAGCGGTGCCGGCGAGGTCAGGCCGAGGCCCGCACCACCAGCTCCGGGATCACCCACGCGTCCGCGCCGCTCAGCGGCTCCTCGCCCGCGCGCAGCCGGGCCACCTGCTCGACGGCCAGCCGACCCAGCTGCCGTTTGTCAAGGTGCAGAGTGGTCAGGGCGGGCTCCACCAGCTCGCCCAGCGAGAGTCCGTCGAAGCCCATGACCGCGAGATCGTCGGGCACCCTCCGGCCACGGCGCCGGGCGGCGCGTATCGCACCTACCGCGATCAGGTCGTTGAAGCCGAACACCGCCGTCATCTCGGGCCGGGCGTCCAGGAGTCGCTCCATGCCCGCCTCGCCGCCCGCGACGCTGTGCTCGGGGCACCACACGATCCAGCCGTCGTCGACAGGCAGACCGTGCCGCCGGGCCTCGGCCAGGAAGGCCTCCCGCCGAGGACCGATGGATGCCGGCCGGTCCCCGTCCAGCATGCCGATCCTGCGGTGCCCGGCGCGAACCAGATGGGCGATGCCCTGCTCCAGACCGGCGGCGGCGTCGATGCCCACGGCCGCGAACCGGGTCTGCTGCGGGCCGCGCTCCAACAGCACCAGCGGTACGCCACCGAGGTGCCGGGCGAGGACGTCGTCCTCGTTCTTGAAGTAGCCCACGACCGCGTCCGCCTGATGGGACAGCACATCGAGCGCCTCCCGCTCCCGGACGTCGTCGGTGCGGGAGTCCCACACCACCACCTGCCACCCACGCTGCTCGGCGGCCTCCAGCACACCGGCGGCCACCTCGGGGAAGAACGGGTTCATCAGATCCGGGATCACCAGTCCGGCCGTCACCGCCCCCTTGCGGACGAGGCCCCGCGCGAACCGGCTCGGCCGGTAGTCCAGCAGGCGGGCCACCTCGAGCACGCGCTCCTTCGTGGCCGGATCGATCTCGCCCTTGTCGTTGACCGCCCGGGAGACCGTCTGGCGCGACACTCCCGCCAACCGGGCGACGTCGTGAATGGTGGCCCGGCGGCGGGGGCCGTCAGGCAGGTCGATACGCGGCTCCCGCCGCTGGTCGTCGGCCCACACGCTGTGCACTGTATCCGGCCACGCGGCAGGGTACGCCGGACAGGCCCAGGGCCTGCCCGGCGGATCAGGTCGCAGGAAAGCGGCGGCGCCTCATCGACGCAGGTGAGCGGGGCCTGGTGCGTCGAGCTGCAAGGCGGAGGAGGGCGTCGACGCGATGGGGGTCCCCCCGCGCGAGGTTGTTCGAGCGTGGGGGAGTCGGCAACCGACGACACGCCGCAGATCGGCGTGCCAGGCCCCGCGTCTGCGGCATGATCCGCCGGGCAGGACCCCAGGGCCTGCCCGGCTGACAGGCCCTAGAACAGCGCGCTGTAGGCGTTGAGTGCCGGCTGGCCGCCCAGGTGGGCGTACAGCACCGTCGAGTCCCGACCGATCTCCCCGCGCCCCACCAGATCGATCATCCCGGCCATCGACTTCCCCTCGTAGACGGGATCGGTGACCATGCCCTCGGTGCGGGCAGCGAGCCGCATGGCCTCCAGCGTGGTCTCGTCCGGGATGCCGTACGTCCCCGCGTGATACCGCTCATCGAGCTCGACGTCCGCTTCCGTCAACTGTCCCTTGACGCCGATGAGTTTGCCGGTGTTGTGCGCGATCCGCGCGATCTGCGCCCGGGTGCGGGCGGGCTCCGCCGACGCGTCGATGCCGATCACGCGCCGCGTCCGCCCGCCCGCCTCCTCCAGTGCACGGAACCCGGCGACCATGCCGGCCTGCGTCGACCCGGTCACCGAGCACACCACCACGGTGTCGAAGAAGACGCCCGACTCCCGCTCCTGCTCGGCCACTTCATGGGCCCACCCGGCGAAGCCGAGACCGCCGAGCGGATGGTCGGAGGCGCCGGCGGGAATGGCGTACGGCTTCCCGCCCGATTCCTCGACCTCCCTGAGCGCCTGCTCCCAGCTCTCCTTGAACCCGATCCCGAAGCCGGCCCGCACCAGCCGTACGTCGGCTCCGGCGAGCCGGCTGATCAGGATGTTGCCGACCTTGTCGTACACGGCGTCGGGCCACTCCACCCAGCTCTCCTGTACGAGCACGCACTTGAGCCCGGCACGGGCGGCGCAGGCGGCGACCTGCCGAGTGTGGTTCGACTGCACGCCGCCGATCGACACGAGCGTGTCGCAGCCCTTCGCGAGCGCGTCGGCGACCAGGTACTCCAGCTTGCGCGTCTTGTTCCCGCCGTACGCGACACCGGAGTTGCAGTCCTCGCGCTTGGCCCAGAGGGCGGCACCGCCGAGGTGCGCGGTGAGCCGCTCCAACGGGTGCACGGGCGACGGCCCGAAGAGGAGGGGGTAACGGTCGTACGAGGAAAGGGACATGGGTCCTCCCGGGTCAGTCGGGGTCGGCGAGCCCTTCCAGGCCCCGCCAGATCTCCGCGGTGACACGGACCGCCTCGTCCACGTCACCGGCCGCGCAGGCCTCGATGAGCTGATCGTGCAGCCCGGCCGACCGGCAGTTGCCGCCCTCGCCGAAGCGCCGTCGCTCCAGCCGGCGGATGAGCGGGGTGTAGCGCGTGATGGTCGCGGCGGCGGCGTGGTTGCCGCTCACCCGGACCAGCACGTCGTGGAGTTCGTCGTCGGCGTGCAGGGCCGCGTCCACGTCGCCCGAGCCGACGGCCGCCGCGAAGCACTCGTTGGCCTCGCGCATCGCCTCGATGTCGGCGGCGAACAGCCGGGGTACGGCGACCCGCGTCACCAGCTCGTGCATGGCCCCGACCACGGCCGCCGCGTCCCGTACGTCGGCGGCCACGACCCGGGTGACCCGCGTGTAGCTCTGCGGCTTGCTCTCCAGCAGCCCCTCGTCCACGAGCCGCGCGAAGGCCTCCCGCACCGGCGCCCGGGACAGCCCGAGCTGCTCGGCGAGGTCGGCGTCCCGGACGACCGCGCCGGGCTCGATCTCCCCGGAGACGATGGCGTCCCGGATCGAGGCGTAGGCGCGGTCCCTGAGCAGGGTGCGGGGGACGGGCTGGATGGCGTCCATGAACTGACATGTTAGATGTCAGAACTCAGGCGGTCCAGGGCCAGTCGGCGTCCCGAGCGCCCTCGAGCAGCGGCACCATCCGGAAAGCGGCGTCCGACAGCCCTCCGAAAGTGTGCCTGATCCCCTTCCCCGACGGGCCGTGGCCCGCCCGGTACCCGGCCAGGTTCCAGGTGTAGACCGGCACGTCGGCCGGGACCTGCTCGGTCGGGTCGCCGTGGCGGCTGTACGCGTACTGCTCGTCGGTGACGATCAGCACCCTGTCATGCTTCTTGTAGTGGCGGCGCACCGCCTCGGTCGTGTCGGTGCCGCCCAGGTCGCCGAAGCGGCCGAGGATCTTCAGCACGGACTCGCCCGCGCGGAACTTCACACGATTGCTCGACGTCCCGAACTCTACGAGATCCGCGTCCGCCGCCCGCAGCGCGAGCGCCGTACCGAAGATCGCCGCCGCGTCGGCCCGGTTGAGCTCCGAGCGGTCCGACAGCCGGGAGTAGAACATCGAGCCCGAGCGGTCGACGAGCACCAGCGTCCGGCCGGGCAGCACGGGCACGTTGGCCAGCGAGTGACCGAGCGCCTGCTCCAGCGGGTACGCCCAGCGCAGCGACGGCGCGTGCTGGTACGCGGCGAGGTACCGGAAGGGGAACTGCCGCGAACGCGCGACCTGAGCCGGGTCGCTGATCTTCGCCGCGACCTGGGCGGCCACCTCGTCGCAGACACCGGCCTCGTCGAAATTCCGCAGGTTGCGGCACAGTGCCATCGCGCCCATCGACGGGATCACAGCCTCCCAGGCCGCCTTGTCCATCGGCCCCTGCAGCCAGCCCGCCAGCGCCTCCCAGGTCATCCCGGCCGCCGCCAGCCGCTCGGCACCGCCCTCGGACGTGACCACCGCGCGCCGCTCCTCGACCGGCAGCGCCATCAGCTCACGGTGCGCTGTGAGGACACGGTTCGATGCGGGCGGCACGGCCGTGTCCGGGTTGTGCCGGCGGTCGAGGGCGTACTGGAACAGCTCGCCCTGCCACGGCTTGTCCGGGTCCGGGGCCGCGTGCACGAGGTTGAGGACGTCGCCGAAGCGGTAGCCCTTCGACGCGGTGTCGTACTTCAGCAGCGACTTGCCGCCGTAGAGGCGCCGTACGGCGTCGGCGATGCCGCGCTTCACGGGCTTGGGGACGTTGCGGCCGTACATCGCGGTCCAGTACGCGAGCAGCTCGCCGGGCTCGTCGGGACGCTGGAGTACGGAGGCGACGACCTGCCGGTTCGCCGGGCCGTCGGTCGCCCCGGCCTCCAGTCGCGCCTTCACGTACTCGGCGGCGCCCACGACCGCGGCCGTACGGAGGTTGCCCTCGCCGCGCAGCCAGCCGAGCAGTCCGGCCGTCCACTCCGGGTCGGTGACGGCGAGCTCTCGTACGAGCGTGGCGAACCGGTCGTCGCGGGCGGCGCCGGTCTCATAAAAGGTCTGCTGCGAGACCAGGTTGGAGACCGACAGCAGGAAAAGCTCGGAGCGCGGGTCGCGCTCGCGGCCGCGGCCTCCCTCGTAGGTACGGAGCACCCGGCCCGTCGACGTCACCCGCGAGGTCGGCCGGGCCTTGGCCGTACGGATATTGAATCGCGCCATGCTGAATTCCCCCGAATTCATGAGAGGTTTCGGAGGGAAGCGCAGCAAAAGGAGGGTGTCCGAGATCAGGAGTCGGCGACGGACTTAGCCTGGTGCTCTTCCGAATTGAGCTACACCGACCCGAAGTCGATGACGGGATTCGAACCCGCAGCCGCCAGATCCAATGAAGTAACCGTTGCCTGCGCACCGGACACCCACCATGAGCTGCGCCTCCCGAGATCAAGTCGGCGGCGGCTGTGGATTCTTTGGAAGAGAAGTAGCCGCTGCCATCGCACCGGGAGGTGCGTGACGTTGTGATCTCACTGTAGGAGGCGCAGCTTCGGCGGTGCGACCGAATTAATTACCGCAGCTGCCGCTTCCAGGGCCCGGTGATCGCGACCAGAATGCCGGGGTCCTGGATGTTGGCGAACAGCGTCCGCCCGTCGGGCGAGAAGGTGACGCCGGCGAACTCGCTGTATTCCGGCTCCTCTTCGGTGCCGACGTTCAGGTCGTTGCGGGCGATGGGGTACGTGCGGCCGCTGTCGGTGGCGCCGAAGAGGTGCGAGACGCCCTCGCCGTCCTCGGCGAGGACCAGGCCGCCGTACGGGGAGACGGTGATGTTGTCGGGGCCGTCGAAGGCGCCGTCGACGGACGGGTCGGGATTCACACCGAGCAGGACCTTCAGCGTCAGCGTGCGGCGCTTGGGGTCGTAGAACCAGACCTGGCCGTCGTGCTGGACGGGGCTCTCCTCACGGGCGTAGGAGGAGACGATGTAGGCGCCCCCGTCGCCCCACCACATGCCCTCCAGCTTGCGGGCGCGGGTGATCTCGTCGGCCCCGAACTGCTGGCGCACGGCGACGGTCTTGGCGTCGCGGTCGGGTACGTCCACCCAGTCGACGCCGTACACGGTGCCGATCTTCGCGGCGCGGGAGAGGTCGTCGACGAACTTGCCGCCGGAGTCGTAGCACTTGGGCGCCTGCAGGACGCCGGCGTCGTCGGCGAGGGTGCGGAGCTTGCCGCGGCCGTACTCGAAGCCCTTGGGCGGGGTCCAGCGGAAGAAGAGGCCGTTGGGCTTGGAGGCGTCCTCGGTGAGGTAGGCGTGGCCGCGCTTGGGGTCGATGACGACGGCCTCGTGGTCGTACCGGCCGAAGAACTTCAGCGGCTTGGGAGCACGGTTGGCGCGCCGGTCCACGGGGTCGACCTCGAAGACGTAGCCGTGGTCCTTGGTCATGCCGTTGACGCCGGCCTTGTCGGAGTTCTCCTCGCAAGTGAGCCAGGTGCCCCACGGGGTGCTGCCGCCGGCGCAGTTGGTGGAGGTGCCGGCGATGCCGACCCATTCGGCGACCTGTCCGTCGGGGCGTACCTCGACGACCGTGCAGCCGCCGGAGGCGGCCGGGTCGTAGACGAGGCCCTCGGTGAGCGGGACCGGGTACTTCCAGTTGGCGCGCGGGCCCTTCAGCTCGTGGTTGTTGACGAGGAGGGTGGTGCCGCGCGGGCCGGCGAAGGTGGCCGTGCCATCGTGGTTGGAGGGGGTGAACTCGCCCGACTCCAGCTTGGTCTTTCCGCTGTAGGTGAGGATGCGGTACTCGAACCCGGCGGGCAGCGCGAGGATGCCCTTGGGGTCGGGGACCAGAGGTCCGTAGCCGACGCCGCCGGACGCGTCCGCCGTCTCCTCCCCCGCGCTGTCGGTGTCGTAGGAGGCGAGGGCTCCCGGGGCGGTGGCGAGGGCGCCGACGCTGCCCGCCAGTGCGACACCGGCACCGGTGATCGCGGATTTTCTGGCGAAGTCCCTGCGGCTGAGCGACATGGTGTCTCCTGTGACGGTGGGTATGCCAGTGGAGGGTGGCGGACCTCGGTCGGCGCCACGGTCCCGCCCATGCCTGAACGTGGGTTGAACGCCGGGAGACGTTACCGGGTCCGCTTCCATGAACGCGCACACGGCACGCCGGGGGACGAAAGGGACATTACGCCCCCTGTCGCTCAGCTCCCTTGCTGCGACCGCGCCTTGAAGGCCGCCTTGCGGGCCTCCTTGGCGATCTTCTTGTCCGGGTGCAGCCGTCCCATCGCCTCCAGCACGTCCGCCGTGGCCGGGTGGTCGACCCGCCAGGCCGTCGCGAAGAACCCGCTGTGCTGCTGGGCCAGCCCCTCCACCAGCCCCCTCAGCTCCTCGGAGTTCCCCTCGGCCGCCAGCTGTGCGGCGATCGTGTCGACGGTCAGCCAGAACACCATGTCCCCGGACGGCGGCGGCACGTCCAAGGCGCCCCGCTCGGTCAGCCAGACCCGTGCCAGTCCGCCGAGTTCGGGGTCGTCGAGCACCTCGCGCAGCGCGGGCTCGGCCTGCGCGCCGACCAGCGACAGCGCCTGCTGGCAGCGCAGCCGGCGGAGCGGTCCGCCGGTGTCCGAGCCGCGCGCGGCCGCGAGCAACTCGCGTGCGGCGGCGAGGGGGTCGCGGTGTGCCAGCCACTGTTCGGTCTCGGCCTGCGCCGCCGCCGGCGGGAACGTCGCCGTCCCGTCGAACAGCGCGTCGGCGCCCTTGTCAGCGAGGTCGCCGACCGCGGGTGCCTCGACGCCGGCCTCCAGCAGCCGCGCCCGCAGCCCGTACAGGCCGAGCGGGGTCAGCCGCACCATGCCGTAGCGGGAGACGTCGGTTTCGTCGACGGGGGCCGACGGCTCCTCGGCGCCTTCTTCCGTGTCCGCCATCAGCGACTCGTCGACCGGCTGGTACTCCACCAGTCCGACCGGCTCCAGCATCCGGAACTGGTCGTCGAGACGCATCATCGCGTCGGACACCTGCTCCAGTATGTCGTTGGTGGGTTCCCCCATGTCGCTGGGCACGATCACCGACGCGGCCAGCGCGGGCAGCGGCACGATGCCGTCGCCCGGCCCGTCCTCGTTGACGGTGAGCAGGTACAGGTTCCCGAGCACGCCGTCCAGGAACTCCGCCTCGGCCTCCGGGGCCCAGTCCAGGGACGACAGGTCGATCTCGCCGGCCCCGTGTTCCGCCGCGTCGACCAGGTCGTCCAGGTCCGGCACGCTCGCGTCGGCGACCACCGTCTCCAGGGCGCCCAGCCAGACGGCGAGCACGTCCTGCGGCGCACCGCCGGTCAGCAGGGCCAGGTCCGCGCCCGCGGTGACGGTGCCCGCGTCCTCGTCGAGGACCTCGACGAGCCCGGTGTCGACGGCGACCCGCCAGGCCTCGCTCGCGTCCGCCGCGGCGTCCTCCCCGCTCAGCCCGAGGGCCTCGGCCGCCGCCGGCAGCTGTTCGTCGACGAGTCCGGCCCCGGCGTCGACCCGGGTGTCCGGGCCGGCCCAGCGGGCGAGCCGCGCGGCCCTCGACAGCAGCGGCGTGGACAGCGCGTCCCGCGCCAGCTCCGCTTCGGGGTGCAGCCGCGCCGGCGGCAGGGGGGAGCTGTCTGACATCGGCTCGTTCTCCTAGGGGACGCGACGTACCACTCAGCCGCTCAGCCTAGACCGCTTTCCACCCATGCCGCCCGGTTCATCTCCCGGACAGGACCCGTACATGGCTGAAACCTTGACAAGTGGCTTGACCAGGCAGGAGATTACGCGCGTAGAAAGCTGTCGGACACTTGTTCACTGTACTTTCTACGCGCGTCGCCGCCGCCCCACCGGTCGCGGCTCCCACGGTTCCACGCTCCACCCTCGTCCCGGCGCCCATGTACGTCCCCGGAGGGATCCCGTTGCCGAGCAAGTCTTCCGCGCGTCTCGCCGCGCTCACCGTCGCCGCCGTCTGTTCCGCGGCGTCGACCGTCGTCCTCACCTCACCCGCGCACGCGGACTCCGTGCGCATCCATGACATCCAGGGCACGACCCGGATATCCCCGTACGCCGGCAAGCAGGTCACGGACGTCACCGGCATCGTCACCGGTGTGCGGACCTACGGCTCGTCCCGTGGCTTCTGGATCCAGGATCCGGACCCGGACGCGGACCCGGCCACCAGTGAGGGTGTCTTCGTCTTCACCAGCTCCACCCCGAAGGTCGCGGTCGGCGACGCGGTGAACGTCTCCGGCACCGTCTCGGAGTTCGTCCCCGGCGGCACCTCCTCCGGCAACCAGGCGCTGACCGAGATCGTCCGCCCGACGGTCACCGTCGTCTCCAGCGGCAACGCGGTCCCGGCGGCCACCGTCATCGACGCGAGGTCCGTGCCGGGCGCCTACGCCCCGGCCGGCGACGCGGCCGCGAGCGGTTCGGTCAACGGCCTGACCCTCCAGCCGTCGAAGTACGCCCTGGACCGCTACGAGTCCCTGGAGGGCATGACCGTCCAGGTCTCCGACACGCGTGTGGTCGGCGCCACCGACCCGTTCACCGAGCTGTGGGTCACGGTCAAGCCGTGGGAGAACCGCAACCGCCGCGGCGGCACGGTCTACGGCTCCTACGACTCCCAGAACACCGGCCGGCTCCAGATCCAGTCCCTCGGCGCGGTCGCCGACTTCCCGACCGCGAACGTCGGCGACACGCTCACCGGGACCACCGCGGGCCCGCTGGACTACAACCAGTTCGGCGGCTACACCCTCGTCGCCAACAAGATCGGCGCGCTGAAGGGCGCCGGTCTCGAGCGGGAGACCACCGAGCGGCAGAAGAGGGGCGAGCTGGCGGTCGCGACGTACAACGTCGAGAACCTCGACCCGACCGACGCGACCTTCGAGGAGCACGCCGCCGCGATCGTGCACAACCTGAAGTCGCCCGACATCGTGTCCCTGGAGGAGATCCAGGACAACAACGGCGCGAAGAACGACGGCACGG
The nucleotide sequence above comes from Streptomyces sp. NL15-2K. Encoded proteins:
- a CDS encoding alkaline phosphatase PhoX gives rise to the protein MSLSRRDFARKSAITGAGVALAGSVGALATAPGALASYDTDSAGEETADASGGVGYGPLVPDPKGILALPAGFEYRILTYSGKTKLESGEFTPSNHDGTATFAGPRGTTLLVNNHELKGPRANWKYPVPLTEGLVYDPAASGGCTVVEVRPDGQVAEWVGIAGTSTNCAGGSTPWGTWLTCEENSDKAGVNGMTKDHGYVFEVDPVDRRANRAPKPLKFFGRYDHEAVVIDPKRGHAYLTEDASKPNGLFFRWTPPKGFEYGRGKLRTLADDAGVLQAPKCYDSGGKFVDDLSRAAKIGTVYGVDWVDVPDRDAKTVAVRQQFGADEITRARKLEGMWWGDGGAYIVSSYAREESPVQHDGQVWFYDPKRRTLTLKVLLGVNPDPSVDGAFDGPDNITVSPYGGLVLAEDGEGVSHLFGATDSGRTYPIARNDLNVGTEEEPEYSEFAGVTFSPDGRTLFANIQDPGILVAITGPWKRQLR
- a CDS encoding TROVE domain-containing protein, encoding MARFNIRTAKARPTSRVTSTGRVLRTYEGGRGRERDPRSELFLLSVSNLVSQQTFYETGAARDDRFATLVRELAVTDPEWTAGLLGWLRGEGNLRTAAVVGAAEYVKARLEAGATDGPANRQVVASVLQRPDEPGELLAYWTAMYGRNVPKPVKRGIADAVRRLYGGKSLLKYDTASKGYRFGDVLNLVHAAPDPDKPWQGELFQYALDRRHNPDTAVPPASNRVLTAHRELMALPVEERRAVVTSEGGAERLAAAGMTWEALAGWLQGPMDKAAWEAVIPSMGAMALCRNLRNFDEAGVCDEVAAQVAAKISDPAQVARSRQFPFRYLAAYQHAPSLRWAYPLEQALGHSLANVPVLPGRTLVLVDRSGSMFYSRLSDRSELNRADAAAIFGTALALRAADADLVEFGTSSNRVKFRAGESVLKILGRFGDLGGTDTTEAVRRHYKKHDRVLIVTDEQYAYSRHGDPTEQVPADVPVYTWNLAGYRAGHGPSGKGIRHTFGGLSDAAFRMVPLLEGARDADWPWTA
- a CDS encoding LacI family DNA-binding transcriptional regulator — encoded protein: MWADDQRREPRIDLPDGPRRRATIHDVARLAGVSRQTVSRAVNDKGEIDPATKERVLEVARLLDYRPSRFARGLVRKGAVTAGLVIPDLMNPFFPEVAAGVLEAAEQRGWQVVVWDSRTDDVREREALDVLSHQADAVVGYFKNEDDVLARHLGGVPLVLLERGPQQTRFAAVGIDAAAGLEQGIAHLVRAGHRRIGMLDGDRPASIGPRREAFLAEARRHGLPVDDGWIVWCPEHSVAGGEAGMERLLDARPEMTAVFGFNDLIAVGAIRAARRRGRRVPDDLAVMGFDGLSLGELVEPALTTLHLDKRQLGRLAVEQVARLRAGEEPLSGADAWVIPELVVRASA
- a CDS encoding extracellular solute-binding protein yields the protein MSRRRFLGASLGGAGAALVGLSGCGAPSGSASAGTDHLSLWYWKGALSDKLLATAKRGVPGVPGTKVRGSQIPDGDIDSKVRTSLAARAYVPDITVANSDNLATFFPDENEFLDLRELGAESVRGRYLDWKWKSCFTPSGRMIGFPLDAGPTALYYRRDLFRKAGLAYEPQDVAEAIPTWEKFIAAGRTLRAKGPGKPYLVSNIGNVFQQVLLQSPQQFVDADNRFIGGRRHVRRAWDISVEILRQRLSARITDGTSDYNAAMSGSRVTTMTTAVWAINALKDSAPKTSGSWRLTTMPDGPANYGGSYMTLTRYCRDPEAAFAFLKWLLSPANQLKSYQEMALFPTTPAAYADPAMHTSDPFFGGQQPIDVFGPAAQKAPVVYFSPYEETANTPFFQELTNVEMLGKNPDRAWRDAVNTAETTLSRLGVS
- a CDS encoding 1-aminocyclopropane-1-carboxylate deaminase; the protein is MSLSSYDRYPLLFGPSPVHPLERLTAHLGGAALWAKREDCNSGVAYGGNKTRKLEYLVADALAKGCDTLVSIGGVQSNHTRQVAACAARAGLKCVLVQESWVEWPDAVYDKVGNILISRLAGADVRLVRAGFGIGFKESWEQALREVEESGGKPYAIPAGASDHPLGGLGFAGWAHEVAEQERESGVFFDTVVVCSVTGSTQAGMVAGFRALEEAGGRTRRVIGIDASAEPARTRAQIARIAHNTGKLIGVKGQLTEADVELDERYHAGTYGIPDETTLEAMRLAARTEGMVTDPVYEGKSMAGMIDLVGRGEIGRDSTVLYAHLGGQPALNAYSALF
- a CDS encoding GntR family transcriptional regulator, which gives rise to MDAIQPVPRTLLRDRAYASIRDAIVSGEIEPGAVVRDADLAEQLGLSRAPVREAFARLVDEGLLESKPQSYTRVTRVVAADVRDAAAVVGAMHELVTRVAVPRLFAADIEAMREANECFAAAVGSGDVDAALHADDELHDVLVRVSGNHAAAATITRYTPLIRRLERRRFGEGGNCRSAGLHDQLIEACAAGDVDEAVRVTAEIWRGLEGLADPD
- a CDS encoding endonuclease/exonuclease/phosphatase family protein; the encoded protein is MPSKSSARLAALTVAAVCSAASTVVLTSPAHADSVRIHDIQGTTRISPYAGKQVTDVTGIVTGVRTYGSSRGFWIQDPDPDADPATSEGVFVFTSSTPKVAVGDAVNVSGTVSEFVPGGTSSGNQALTEIVRPTVTVVSSGNAVPAATVIDARSVPGAYAPAGDAAASGSVNGLTLQPSKYALDRYESLEGMTVQVSDTRVVGATDPFTELWVTVKPWENRNRRGGTVYGSYDSQNTGRLQIQSLGAVADFPTANVGDTLTGTTAGPLDYNQFGGYTLVANKIGALKGAGLERETTERQKRGELAVATYNVENLDPTDATFEEHAAAIVHNLKSPDIVSLEEIQDNNGAKNDGTVAADQTVTKLTDAIVAAGGPKYDWRSVDPANNTDGGEPGGNIRQVFLFNPERVSFTDRAGGDATTAVGVTKERGRAALTVSPGRIDPANAAWASSRKPLAGEFVFRGRTVFVIANHFNSKGGDQALTSQYQPPTRSSETQRHAQATAVNTFVKDILAAQKNADVVTLGDINDFEFSGTTKLLEDDGALWSAIKSLPKSERYSYVYQGNAQVLDQILVSPSIRYSCDFEYDSVHVNSEFNDQISDHDPQVLRFEP